The DNA sequence TTGTTGAGCTGTTAATAAGGTTATCGCAATACAATTATTTGATAGGCGATTACAAGAATCACAGTGCGTTTGATACAGGGGTGATGGTTAAAACTTCGGGAGGGAGCATCAGTTTTCCAACCCATATTGTGCTCCGGCAATTTGAAGACCCAACTACGATTAGCGATGACGAATTGTTGCAAATGGCTTTACGTTTCAGGAAAGCCTGATCTCCATTCGTTATTCAGGTACTGATAAATACTTTGTAATATTTGGGGGTGGATAAAACAATATACCTGTACTCTGTATTATTATTACATAAGTTCATTATTTATGAAACCCGCTGATAAACATTATAAATTTATAAACAGTAAAACTGGTTATGTAATTTATTATCATTCCATAAGCAGCGATCATACCGCCGAACAGATCAGGACCGAATTGCAGGAAATTAAAACCAGGGTGGCCATTAAAAATGGGATATACCTTGAAACTGTTTACTGGGAAGAGTTCAAAGACGACATTAATGTTTAAGCCTGTGCTTAATCATGGAAAAGATAATATAAAAAACCCCTGCCTTGCGGCAAGGGTAAAAAACCACAACAATTGTTTAATCTTAAGGCTATGAAACCCTAAGATCAATTCCTAACTGCAATGTGGCAATCTATTTATATAACGTTGTGATAGCATAATTAGTTTTAGCCGTTTACATATTTTTAGGGGTAATGTGTTAAACTAACTTATTTATATAGTAAATGAAAAGCAAACAAATTTCATCTTATATTTACCAATAAAACTATAAAACACACTATGAGAAGATTATTACAATTTAAAGCAGGATTGCTTTTTGCATTTGTGCTTTTAACTTCGGTTGCCTTTGCACAGGATAAAAAACCAATGGCAAGCCCACGCGATAGCGTTAGCGGTAAAGCAGCGGGTTCAACCTTAACTATCAATTATGGCAGTCCATCGGTTAAGGGCCGTAAAATATGGGGCGATCTTGAGCCATGGGGTAAAGTATGGCGGGCCGGTGCCAACGAGGCTACCACTTTTACAACAACTAAAGCAATCAAAGTTGAAGGTAAAGAGCTGGCAGCCGGTACTTATGGATTTTTCCTGATACCGAATGAGAACGGTACTTGGGCTGTTATATTTAACAAAGTGGCTAAACAATGGGGCGCTTTTAAATATGACGAAAAACAGGATGCCTTACGTGTTAACGTAAAAGTCAAAAAAGCTGCTGCACATGAGCGTTTGGTTTATACCATATCAGCTAAAGGTTTTAGTCTGCTTTGGGACACTACCGAAGTCCCTGTTTCTGTAAAATAAAAATATTTTAGGTGATTTGAACCTATAGAAGCCCCTTCGAGGGGCTTTTTTTATGGCGTACTAACTCCCAATAGCCGTTTAATAGTAATTTAGCAAATTACTATTAGCTTATACATACACCCCTGATGCGTTATAATCTTAGCGAGAAACCTTTATTAAAAAGAATAGTAGTCATATTATCACTGACCCTGGCCATATTTATATTGATGCAATTTGCCGATCATCCCGCCTGGGTTGAGCGATATTATTCAAAAGGGTTTTATATGTTTATTTGCTATGTACTGCACCCGGTTTTTAACCTGTTTCCTTTTAGTGTAGGCGATGTGGTATATATAGCTGTAATAGTATACCTCATTTATAAAACTATCGGTTTCTTTAAATTGCTTTTTAAAAAGAAGTTTAAAGAAACGGGTTTAATGTTGCTGGGTTTGGTGATAGGGGTGCAGGTTGGCATATTAGCGTTTTATCTTTTTTGGGGGATGAACTACTTTCGGCCATCAGCAGCAGAACGGCTTAATTTACGCGATACCTCATTTACAACAGCCGATCTGCATAAAGTAACTCAACTGCTTATAGATAGCGTAAATGCCACACGGGCGCGGGTCACTGCAGCCGATATGGCCCAAAGTAACCGTAATATTTACCAAACTGCCGAACGGGCAATACGATCCTTGTCGACCAGTTCAGCCAGCTTTGAGGCCTGGCATCCTGGGGTTAAACCCTCCATACTCACGTTTTTGCTCAACTTTATGGGCACATCGGGTTATTATAACCCTTTTACTTCCGAAGCGCAGATCAATTACCAGATGCCTGTTTTTAACCGGCCCTTTGTTGCCTGTCACGAAATGTCGCATCAAATGGGTTACGGTGCCGAAGATGAGGCCGATTTTGCCGGCTTTGTAGTTGCCGTGCATTCCAGGGATCGGCTGTTACGCTATTCGGCTTATCACCTGGCTGTCAGCGAATTTATGTACACGCTGGGCAGGCGTGATACAGTGGCCTATAAAGCATTAAAAGCTACTATTTCAAAGGAAGTACGCCACGATTACGCCACCGAACACAATTACTGGTTATCCTATGAGAATAAGCTCAACGCCATCAGTAGTATTTTTTATGATAGTTTCCTAAAAGCGAATAATCAACCTAAAGGACTTGAGACTTATAACCGGATGGTATTGCTAGTTATGGCTCAGGAACGCAAAAACTGGGTTCATTAGAGGTTCATTAGTTCACTGGTTCATTAGTTTATTGGTATCTGGTTGTATAACACCTGCTCATTAGCTATTGCGGTTACTAACATATAGAAAATAAAGGGTTCATCCGCGTTTACCAATGGACGAATGAACCAGTGAGCTAATGAACTAAAAAAAATGCGTCCCGGTATCTCACCCCCGGAACGCACTGCAATATCATCAAATGATATTGTATCAACTAAATCTCAGATATCATGCTTAATGAGTACCTAAGCCCTTATAAATTTACTGTTGTAAAAAGTGCACAGTAAACAAAACTTTATTACTTTGTAAGTATGCTGTTTGTAGCAATAAGATTGATCAGTTTAGTATTCAATTATGAATAATTGAATGGAAACGCCTTTGTATTGTAAACATTGTACGCTTGAACGGCAAATCTACTGTAATTATTATGAAATCATTTTAAACTTTATAATCAAAAAGTCAAATTGACCAGTAAAAATATCGTTACCATGAAGTCTTATATAACTGTAATTTTAATATTTTTCCCTGGAGTAATTTTTGCTCAAATATTTAATCAAAACGAAATAAAGCGAGCAAAAGAGCAGGCAAAAGCAGTTACCATTATACGTGATAATTGGGGAGTTCCGCACATTTATGGAAAAACAGATGCCGCGGTAGTTTTTGGCTTGATGTATACCCAATGTGAAGACAATTTTAAAGGCATCGAGCGTAATTACCTTTACCAATTAGGCAGGCAAACTGAAGCAGATGGGAATAGTAAGCTATATACAGATGTACAATTACAGCTAATAGCCGACAGTACCGAAGCCATCAAAGATTATAAAGCCAGTGCGCCCTGGTTTAAAAAGCTCATGGATGCTTTTGCCGATGGCATCAATTATTACCTGTACAGACACCCGGAAGTAAAACCACAGGTATTTAAGCACTTTGAACCCTGGTATGCTTTAATGTTTACCGATGGCAGTGTTGCCGCTACCGAAACCGGGGGGATTTATCCTAACGAAACTGGATTGTTTTATAATGGCGCAGGTGAAAAACTGGGAGCCTTGAGTAGTAAATCAAGTCCAATTTATGATATGGTGAATGAGCGCGAAACCGGATCAAATGGTTTTGCAATAGCGCCATCCAAATCGGCATCGGGGCATGCTTTGTTATATATTAACCCGCATGTGCCTTTTTATTTCCGTAGTGAAGTAGAACTGGTGAGCGATGAGGGCTTACATGCCTATGGGGCGGTTACCTGGGGACAGTTTTTTATTTACCAGGGCTTTAACCAGCATTGCGGCTGGATGCATACCAGTAGTTACGCCGATGTTGGCGACCTATATGCCGAAAAGATGAGCAAAAAAAATGGTCAGTGGTATTATGAATATAATGGCTCATTGAAGCCGGTTATTATCCGTAACCTGGTACTGAATATTAAAAACGGCGATAAGCTGGAACAAAAAACAATCACTGGTTATTATACCCATCACGGGCCTGTATTGGCGAGTCGCAATGGCAAATGGCTGGCGTTGAAAGCTAATAATCGCTCCTACAATGCCTTGCTGGAATCATGGTTGATCACTAAGGCCAATAACTTGGTTGAATATAAAAAGGCAATGGACCTGGTATCCAACGCCTCAAACAATACCGTTTATGCTGATGATAAGGGTAATATCGTTTTCTGGTACGGCAATTATATCCCCAGGCGGGATCCAAAGTTTGACTGGAGCCTACCCGTTGATGGCAGTACTTCGGCAACCGAATGGCAAGGTATACATGCTCTAAAAGACATTATAACCGATATAAACCCGGCTACCGGCTGGATACAGAATTGTAATTCTACACCGTATACAGCTTCCGGAGCCAGCAGTCCGGATAAAAATAACTACCCTGTTTACATGGCTCCTGACGGAGAAAATTACCGGGCCATTACTGCAATTAGATTGCTCAAAGATGCTAATCATATCACGCTTGACAGTCTGATAGCAACAGGCTATAACCATTACCTGGCTGCTTTTGACGATCTGCTGCCACCCTTATTTACAGCTTATAACAATGCCCCGGATTCCGTTAAACAATCCCTAAGGGAACCCGTCGAGTTATTGCAGCAATGGGATAAATACAGCGCCGCAAATTCGGTAGCCAGCACCCTGGCTATTGAGTGGGGTACGGCAATGATGAAAAATTTACCTCCGCCCCAAACCGATCAACAGAGCACTT is a window from the Mucilaginibacter inviolabilis genome containing:
- a CDS encoding DUF3810 domain-containing protein → MRYNLSEKPLLKRIVVILSLTLAIFILMQFADHPAWVERYYSKGFYMFICYVLHPVFNLFPFSVGDVVYIAVIVYLIYKTIGFFKLLFKKKFKETGLMLLGLVIGVQVGILAFYLFWGMNYFRPSAAERLNLRDTSFTTADLHKVTQLLIDSVNATRARVTAADMAQSNRNIYQTAERAIRSLSTSSASFEAWHPGVKPSILTFLLNFMGTSGYYNPFTSEAQINYQMPVFNRPFVACHEMSHQMGYGAEDEADFAGFVVAVHSRDRLLRYSAYHLAVSEFMYTLGRRDTVAYKALKATISKEVRHDYATEHNYWLSYENKLNAISSIFYDSFLKANNQPKGLETYNRMVLLVMAQERKNWVH
- a CDS encoding penicillin acylase family protein, with the translated sequence MKSYITVILIFFPGVIFAQIFNQNEIKRAKEQAKAVTIIRDNWGVPHIYGKTDAAVVFGLMYTQCEDNFKGIERNYLYQLGRQTEADGNSKLYTDVQLQLIADSTEAIKDYKASAPWFKKLMDAFADGINYYLYRHPEVKPQVFKHFEPWYALMFTDGSVAATETGGIYPNETGLFYNGAGEKLGALSSKSSPIYDMVNERETGSNGFAIAPSKSASGHALLYINPHVPFYFRSEVELVSDEGLHAYGAVTWGQFFIYQGFNQHCGWMHTSSYADVGDLYAEKMSKKNGQWYYEYNGSLKPVIIRNLVLNIKNGDKLEQKTITGYYTHHGPVLASRNGKWLALKANNRSYNALLESWLITKANNLVEYKKAMDLVSNASNNTVYADDKGNIVFWYGNYIPRRDPKFDWSLPVDGSTSATEWQGIHALKDIITDINPATGWIQNCNSTPYTASGASSPDKNNYPVYMAPDGENYRAITAIRLLKDANHITLDSLIATGYNHYLAAFDDLLPPLFTAYNNAPDSVKQSLREPVELLQQWDKYSAANSVASTLAIEWGTAMMKNLPPPQTDQQSTFITQRVKKLAQMDGGHQLELLTAVLKNLQSRFGTWKMPWGDINRYQRPADGITFDDKLSSIPVGATGSGFGQLPSFQSRTMNTQKRYGYSGNSFVAAVEFGPRIKAKSIITGGQSFDAGSKNFTDQAQGFIDGKFKDVLFYKSDVLKHAQKTYHPGD
- a CDS encoding DUF2911 domain-containing protein, with protein sequence MRRLLQFKAGLLFAFVLLTSVAFAQDKKPMASPRDSVSGKAAGSTLTINYGSPSVKGRKIWGDLEPWGKVWRAGANEATTFTTTKAIKVEGKELAAGTYGFFLIPNENGTWAVIFNKVAKQWGAFKYDEKQDALRVNVKVKKAAAHERLVYTISAKGFSLLWDTTEVPVSVK